A single Anopheles funestus chromosome 2RL, idAnoFuneDA-416_04, whole genome shotgun sequence DNA region contains:
- the LOC125763224 gene encoding phospholipase A-2-activating protein, with the protein MVKIEDFKLACELVGHKLDVRAVAEGPGFVVSGSRDKTAKVWEAFGNRYEDKETLNSHTNYVGAVLVVESNGWICTGSNDATICIFPFPGSGSAAPIGVLKGHTSTVCALAAGHNATTLISGSWDKTAKIWTNAPGSNANITLVGHEAAVWAVACLPNGKYVSGSADKNIFVWNERGEKLVVLKGHKDCVRGLCPLPKGGFLSCSNDATVRHWNDTYECVKEFHGHSNYIYSIGRSDAWGDEVFITGGEDSTIRMWHLREGALGDALQMPAQSVWAVAGLRNGDIVAGTSDAIVRVFTQNQERTAPEESLAAYRVAVEVRQSESAKQLGGMNVNDLPGPESLLSEGRDGQTRIVRHPNGKILCYQWTNGKWDCVGDVMGASDGDTGKQLYEGREYDYVFSVNLSDDAPNLKLPYNRGEDPWFVAQRFIHKHNLPQAYLDQVANFIVKNSDSAPVASAIANSYYDPFTGGSRYVPGSSGGQFQPSSANTDPFTGASSYTTQTPNVAVAPNASSGAANGNGGNLDPFTGASSYTTGSTDVKKSNTHFPHRHYILLENADLAKVLIKLKELNGNLEDQSLRMSDETLNDIVRYAGEVMTCGEQNSACLTALKFLYTTWPTEKLFPIMDITRLIVREPRACQELFEDATFMETFLQHTNHLPANQLMSARCFVNMLAHQPGRNVVVENIRTIVDRFGSVRGGCSANLQIALASFYLNLTMTQLDKVSSVEFCKVLAGTAGELLCWLTDNEATYRGYQALGNLLSIPGPGMSAIAETLKANSTLTDKILFNISSEVPNFVKLNECASYLYELLV; encoded by the exons ATGGTTAAAATAGAAGACTTCAAGCTGGCCTGTGAGTTGGTGGGCCACAAGCTAGATGTTCGCGCCGTAGCTGAAGGTCCGGGCTTTGTTGTGTCTGGTTCGCGTGATAAAACGGCAAAGGTTTGGGAAGCGTTCGG CAATCGTTATGAAGACAAGGAAACGCTCAACAGCCACACCAATTATGTCGGTGCGGTGCTGGTAGTGGAATCAAACGGATGGATCTGTACGGGCAGTAACGATGCAACTATTTGCATTTTTCCATTCCCTGGCAGTGGTTCAGCCGCACCGATCGGTGTACTAAAGGGTCACACGTCGACCGTTTGTGCGTTGGCTGCGGGTCACAATGCCACAACGCTTATCTCTGGCAGTTGGGATAAAACGGCCAAAATCTGGACCAATGCACCCGGTTCGAATGCGAACATTACCCTGGTCGGGCACGAGGCAGCTGTGTGGGCTGTGGCCTGTCTTCCGAACGGCAAGTACGTGTCCGGATCGGCAGACAAAAACATCTTCGTGTGGAACGAACGAGGGGAGAAGCTGGTGGTACTGAAGGGCCACAAGGATTGTGTGCGTGGCCTGTGTCCGTTGCCGAAGGGTGGATTTTTAAGCTGTTCGAACGATGCCACCGTACGGCACTGGAACGATACGTACGAGTGTGTGAAAGAGTTTCATGGACACAGTAACTACATTTATAGCATCGGCCGATCGGATGCGTGGGGTGATGAAGTGTTCATTACTGGTGGCGAGGACAGTACCATACGCATGTGGCACCTGCGGGAAGGGGCTCTCGGTGATGCGCTTCAAATGCCGGCCCAATCGGTGTGGGCTGTTGCTGGGCTAAGGAATGGAGATATTGTTGCCGGTACAAGTGATGCGATCGTGCGCGTATTTACGCAAAACCAGGAACGCACAGCACCCGAGGAATCGTTGGCCGCGTACCGGGTAGCGGTCGAGGTTCGCCAATCGGAATCGGCCAAACAGCTGGGCGGTATGAATGTGAACGATCTGCCCGGTCCAGAATCGCTGCTGTCGGAAGGGCGCGATGGGCAGACGCGTATCGTGCGACACCCGAACGGCAAGATTCTCTGTTACCAGTGGACCAACGGAAAGTGGGATTGTGTCGGCGATGTAATGGGTGCCAGCGATGGGGACACGGGGAAGCAGCTGTACGAGGGCCGTGAGTACGATTACGTGTTTTCGGTCAACCTTTCAGACGATGCGCCCAATCTGAAGCTACCCTACAACCGTGGTGAGGATCCGTGGTTTGTGGCGCAACGGTTCATCCATAAACATAATCTGCCCCAAGCGTACCTCGACCAGGTGGCTAACTTTATCGTGAAAAACTCAGACAGTGCCCCGGTGGCGAGTGCGATCGCGAATAGTTACTACGATCCGTTCACGGGCGGTTCCCGGTACGTGCCCGGTTCTTCCGGTGGCCAATTTCAACCTTCCTCGGCCAATACCGATCCGTTTACGGGTGCGTCGAGCTACACCACGCAAACACCAAACGTGGCCGTGGCGCCAAATGCGAGTAGCGGAGCGGCAAATGGAAACGGTGGCAATTTGGATCCGTTTACCGGTGCATCCAGctacacgacaggatcgaCGGATGTgaagaaaagcaacacacacTTCCCACACCGGCATTACATTTTGCTGGAGAATGCTGATTTGGCCAAGGTGCTTATAAAGTTGAA AGAACTGAATGGTAACCTCGAGGATCAGAGCCTCCGGATGTCGGACGAAACGCTGAACGATATTGTGCGGTACGCGGGCGAGGTAATGACGTGTGGCGAACAGAATTCGGCCTGTCTCACAGCGCTGAAGTTCCTGTACACCACCTGGCCGACGGAGAAACTCTTCCCGATCATGGATATTACGCGACTGATCGTGCGTGAACCGCGCGCCTGTCAGGAACTGTTCGAGGATGCTACCTTCATGGAAACGTTCCTGCAGCACACGAACCATTTGCCGGCGAACCAGCTTATGTCCGCACGGTGTTTCGTCAACATGCTAGCTCACCAACCGGGACGGAATGTGGTGGTGGAAAACATTCGTACCATCGTcgatcggttcggttcggtgcgCGGTGGATGCAGTGCGAATCTGCAGATTGCATTGGCCAGCTTCTATCTGAACCTTACCATGACTCAACTCGACAAAGTTTCGTCGGTGGAATTTTGCAAGGTGCTTGCCGGTACGGCCGGTGAGCTGTTGTGCTGGTTAACGGACAATGAAGCAACGTACCGTGGCTACCAGGCGCTCGGCAATCTGTTGAGCATCCCCGGTCCGGGCATGAGTGCGATAGCGGAAACGCTGAAGGCAAACAGCACCTTAACGGATAAGATACTGTTCAACATTAGCAGTGAAGTGCCGAATTTTGTAAAGTTAAACGAATGTGCTAGCTACCTGTACGAGCTGTTGGTATGA
- the LOC125763233 gene encoding 26S proteasome non-ATPase regulatory subunit 14: MDRLLRLGGGMPGMSQAPPPSDAPVVDTAEQVYISSLALLKMLKHGRAGVPMEVMGLMLGEFVDDYTVQVIDVFAMPQTGTGVSVEAVDPVFQAKMLDMLKQTGRPEMVVGWYHSHPGFGCWLSGVDINTQQSFEALSERAVAVVVDPIQSVKGKVVIDAFRLINHNTLVLCQEPRQTTSNLGHLQKPSVQALIHGLNRNYYSISINYRKNELEQKMLLNLHKKSWMDGLTLANYQEHCSINESTISEMLELAKNYNKALEDEEKMTPEQLAIKNVGKQDPKRHLEEKVDTLMSNNIVQCLGAMLDTIVFK, translated from the exons ATGGATCGTTTGTTGCGACTCGGTGGCGGCATGCCCGGAATGAGCCAAGCGCCACCTCCGTCGGATGCACCGGTTGTGGACACGGCAGAGCAAGTATATATTTCATCGTTAGCTCTCTTGAAGATGCTGAAGCACGGTCGTGCAGGTGTACCAATGGAAGTTATGGGTTTGATGCTAG GCGAATTTGTCGATGACTATACCGTGCAAGTGATTGACGTGTTCGCTATGCCACAAACTGGAACCGGCGTGTCAGTCGAAGCCGTCGATCCCGTGTTTCAAGCGAAAATGTTGGACATGTTAAAGCAAACCGGTCGTCCGGAAATGGTAGTAGGATGGTACCATTCTCATCCCGGGTTCGGATGCTGGTTGTCGGGCGTTGATATTAACACGCAGCAATCGTTCGAAGCACTTTCGGAACGTGCCGTGGCCGTTGTGGTGGATCCTATTCAATCGGTTAAGGGCAAGGTTGTGATCGATGCGTTCCGACTAATCAATCATAACACCCTGGTACTGTGCCAGGAGCCACGACAAACGACGTCCAATTTGGGCCATCTGCAGAAACCATCGGTGCAGGCACTGATCCACGGGTTGAATCGAAACTACTACTCCATCAGTATCAATTatcgcaaaaatgagcttgaACAAAAAATGCTCCTTAATTTGCATAAGAAATCGTGGATGGATGGTCTAACGTTGGCCAATTATCAGGAACACTGCAGTATCAACGAAAGCACCATCAGCGAAATGTTGGAACTGGCAAAGAACTACAATAAG GCTTTGGAAGATGAGGAAAAAATGACTCCAGAGCAGCTGGCTATCAAGAACGTTGGCAAGCAGGATCCTAAACGGCATTTGGAAGAGAAGGTCGATACGCTCATGTCAAACAACATCGTACAGTGTCTTGGCGCTATGTTGGATACGATTgtgtttaaataa
- the LOC125763230 gene encoding zinc finger protein 454-like isoform X2 gives MSLLTGLSAFEVIVNACKICEERYETMGSIICPQTDTKMLEKIYKSTNVRVQPRMGIISPVCEYCRSRIDEYDEQFKPYMKEYYLESVEGDNVLGDESIDPLAAVNENEMPSANDTEEINLVSDDVDAFTDTDSDCGSNTQREGSPSVKKAECWGKMAVLRKPTECTICGKQVKSMSDHMKIHRPDKKYKCTLCDKSFAQSNNLTYHIRRHTGEKPYRCEICDKKFISNAHLLSHSAHNSAATRVEGGDLCGVIFLCLVNFFLFFALYWLKRFTQLPSFV, from the exons ATGTCTCTGTTAACCGGATTGAG TGCTTTCGAGGTCATAGTAAATGCATGCAAAATATGCGAAGAACGCTACGAAACGATGGGATCGATCATCTGCCCCCAAACGGATacgaaaatgttggaaaaaatttacaaaagcaCTAACGTTCGTGTGCAACCACGTATGGGAATAATTTCACCCGTGTGTGAATATTGTCGCAGTCGAATCGACGAGTACGATGAACAATTTAAGCCGTACATGAAGGAATATTACCTCGAAAGTGTGGAGGGCGATAATGTATTGGGAGATGAATCTATCGATCCGCTAGCAGCCGTGAATGAGAATGAAATGCCAAGCGCTAATGATACAGAAGAAATCAACCTTGTTTCGGATGATGTAGATGCATTTACAGATACCGACTCCGATTGCGGCAGTAACACTCAGCGGGAAGGTAGTCCTAGCGTAAAAAAAGCTGAATGCTGGGGAAAGATGGCCGTGTTGAGAAAGCCAACGGAGTGCACTATCTGCGGCAAGCAGGTAAAGTCCATGTCGGATCatatgaaaattcaccgaCCCGATAAGAAGTACAAATGCACGCTCTGTGATAAATCTTTTGCGCAAAGCAACAATTTGACCTACCACATTCGACGACATACAGGCGAAAAACCGTATCGGTGCGAAATATGTGACAAAAAATTCATCAGCAACGCGCACCTTCTGTCGCACTCG GCGCACAATTCCGCAGCGACTAGAGTAGAGGGTGGTGATTTGtgtggtgttatttttttgtgtttagttaattttttcctgttttttgcaCTCTACTGGTTAAAACGCTTCACACAATTGCCGTCAtttgtgtag
- the LOC125763229 gene encoding nucleoporin Nup35 — MEPMTLGSPSGSSLSGATGVGTGYLPSFLMGDPPTTPRPNTLSPTRGRASIAYSHGLMGSPSEGLRSPTMLHQQQQQQQQQQQHHHHQQLSSSFMHPHTPQNHHVPHAQRYLHNTQPPQATNLTNHFRNESFDANSSVAGPPTQGLFDSWRKEKQLMQTPIRANAERTSGGNAADQSAAQNQQFNESFLNQSGFNLSRVMSPIPIATDYNRNASISSSPTPSPFGGQQAQTQVQQAAKSCNWITVFGFPQNAASKILSHFIGIGTILDKQAPSPQNGNWVHLRYSSRLECDRALNYNGRIISQGLMIGVQYCNDPAIIGKENEANENDATQAISSPDKPLWRVRSLMNMSYTAMQDPQAVISTPPVQKRGTGIVNKAMDLFFGW, encoded by the coding sequence ATGGAACCGATGACGCTGGGCAGTCCAAGCGGTAGTTCGCTTTCCGGCGCGACCGGTGTGGGAACTGGTTATTTACCATCCTTCCTGATGGGTGATCCACCTACCACGCCACGTCCGAATACTCTATCACCGACTCGCGGTCGAGCATCGATTGCCTACTCGCACGGATTGATGGGCTCACCATCGGAAGGGCTGCGGTCCCCTACGATGctacaccagcagcagcagcagcaacaacaacaacagcagcatcatcatcatcaacagctGTCTTCCTCGTTTATGCATCCGCATACACCCCAAAACCATCACGTTCCACACGCTCAGCGATACCTGCACAATACCCAACCGCCCCAGGCTACCAACTTGACAAACCACTTCCGAAACGAATCGTTTGATGCGAATTCCAGCGTTGCCGGACCACCGACGCAAGGGTTGTTCGATTCATGGCGGAAGGAGAAACAGTTGATGCAGACACCGATCCGCGCAAATGCCGAACGAACATCCGGTGGAAATGCGGCAGATCAATCGGCCGCACAAAACCAACAGTTCAACGAATCGTTTCTAAACCAGAGCGGGTTCAACCTTTCGCGCGTAATGTCACCAATACCGATAGCAACGGACTACAATCGAAATGCGAGCATCTCTTCCTCTCCAACGCCATCGCCCTTCGGAGGACAGCAAGCCCAAACGCAGGTACAGCAGGCCGCCAAATCGTGCAATTGGATTACGGTTTTTGGATTTCCGCAAAATGCTGCATCCAAAATTCTGTCCCACTTTATCGGCATTGGTACGATCCTGGATAAACAGGCACCGTCACCGCAGAACGGGAACTGGGTACATCTGCGCTACAGCTCGCGGTTAGAATGTGATCGTGCGCTCAATTACAACGGACGCATCATAAGCCAGGGTTTGATGATCGGTGTACAGTACTGCAACGATCCGGCCATCAtcgggaaagaaaatgaagcaaacgaGAACGATGCAACCCAAGCGATTTCGTCACCGGATAAGCCGCTTTGGCGTGTGCGATCGCTAATGAACATGTCGTACACGGCGATGCAGGACCCGCAGGCCGTCATTTCGACACCGCCGGTACAGAAGCGCGGCACCGGTATCGTTAACAAAGCGATGGATCTTTTCTTCGGTTGGTAA
- the LOC125763240 gene encoding protein seele has translation MHSDLHRYLIVVLGLTIVLAPTLSNGQVGDIARPIESKELKCLVCKASMAEMELAASKVDPNKKVEVGDYRLDTTGESKKKKKILYAKSEMYLTEMMETVCDRMDDYAKARYKKNGRPVVMKMMTDGGMNPDMANVNFVQEGDLNKTLKHLCLEIVENYDEDIIRMFQEEVVKDTDIRLCSQVAKYCKEQPIDDEYEYEESEENRDEL, from the coding sequence ATGCATTCCGATCTGCATCGTTATCTGATCGTGGTCCTAGGGCTAACGATCGTACTAGCACCGACCCTGTCCAACGGTCAGGTGGGTGATATTGCACGACCCATCGAAAGCAAGGAGCTTAAGTGCCTCGTGTGCAAGGCATCCATGGCGGAAATGGAGCTGGCCGCTTCGAAGGTGGATCCGAACAAGAAGGTTGAGGTTGGCGATTACCGGCTCGATACGACGGGCGAatccaaaaagaagaaaaagatccTGTACGCCAAGTCGGAAATGTACCTAACGGAGATGATGGAGACGGTGTGCGATCGGATGGATGATTACGCGAAGGCCCGCTACAAGAAGAATGGTCGACCGGtggtgatgaagatgatgaccGACGGTGGCATGAATCCGGACATGGCAAACGTAAACTTCGTGCAGGAAGGTGATCTGAACAAGACGCTCAAGCATCTGTGTTTGGAGATTGTAGAGAACTACGATGAGGATATTATCCGGATGTTCCAGGAGGAGGTGGTGAAGGACACGGACATTCGGTTATGCTCGCAAGTGGCCAAATACTGTAAAGAACAACCGATCGACGATGAGTACGAGTACGaggaaagtgaagaaaatcgCGATGAGCTGTAG
- the LOC125763228 gene encoding UDP-galactose transporter senju, producing MTNVRVNWSELFPSRKSVFIFFTYMSLFVSQGILVTASQRSDNSYSYNTVLVVLLTETLKLVISAGLYCRENSFQSLIARVIEGSNVLLLYFVPAFLYCLYNNLAFVNLSTFDPTTYYLLLQLRVVITGILFQIIFKKYLSRKQWFSLLLLTVGCMLKQWNFSGFSGTTQSLTAGNVPNGETTVQANAAEPLKDTEVDGTFRGKNISGFDLSYSALLILVQTVCSCLAGVYNEYLLKKKGSDINIYVQNVFMYLDSIVCNMLILLLQGELVGAFTSENLREIARFEVIIIMLNNAAIGIITSFFLKYMNSILKTFASALELIFTAVLCYLLFSIPVYLNTMLAIVVVSYSIYLYSLNPVVNLANTPAASKAALNVSHRNNDDRKSLLPIGGGKTRSRANVSDSEDDDLAHQLQEV from the exons ATGACGAATGTCCGCGTGAATTGGAGCGAGCTGTTCCCCAGCAGGAAGAGTGTTTTCATCTTCTTTACTTACATGTCCCTGTTCGTCAGCCAGG GCATTCTGGTGACTGCTTCGCAGCGTTCCGATAACTCGTACAGCTACAATACTGTGCTAGTTGTGTTGCTTACAGAAACACTAAAACTTGTGATATCGGCAGGACTTTACTGTAGAGA AAATAGCTTTCAATCGCTTATCGCGCGTGTGATTGAAGGAAGCAATGTGTTGCTATTGTACTTTGTGCCCGCTTTTCTCTACTGCCTGTACAACAACTTAGCGTTTGTGAATCTTTCCACATTCGATCCAACCACGTACTATTTGCTACTGCAGCTGCGCGTAGTTATAACGGGAATACTATTCCAA ATTATCTTCAAAAAGTACCTAAGCCGGAAGCAATGGTTCTCTTTACTGCTTCTCACCGTCGGCTGCATGTTAAAGCAGTGGAACTTTTCTGGTTTCTCCGGCACGACCCAGTCTCTGACCGCGGGCAACGTTCCAAATGGTGAAACAACCGTACAAGCGAACGCTGCTGAACCACTGAAGGACACCGAGGTGGATGGTACATTCCGGGGCAAAAACATTTCCGGATTCGATCTAAGTTATAGTGCCTTGCTTATTCTTGTTCAAACTGTTTGCTCCTGTCTGGCAGGCGTTTATAATGAATATCTGTTGAAAAAGAAAGGTTCCGACATCAACATCTACGTGCAGAACGTGTTCATGTATTTGGACTCGATTGTGTGCAACATGCTGATCCTCTTGCTGCAGGGCGAACTAGTCGGTGCATTCACTAGCGAGAATTTGCGCGAAATTGCACGCTTCGAAGTGATCATAATCATGCTTAATAATGCTGCGATTGGTATCATTACCAGCTTCTTTCTGAAGTACATGAACTCGATACTAAAAACGTTTGCCAGTGCGCTGGAGCTGATATTTACGGCAGTCCTGTGTTACTTGCTATTTTCAATTCCTGTCTATCTGAACACGATGCTGGCAATCGTCGTTGTTTCTTACTCTATCTATCTGTATTCACTAAATCCGGTAGTTAACTTAGCTAATACACCAGCTGCATCGAAGGCGGCTTTGAATGTTTCACACAGAAATAACGATGATCGGAAGTCACTCCTCCCGATCGGTGGTGGAAAAACACGTTCACGGGCAAACGTTAGTGATTCCGAGGACGATGATCTTGCACATCAGCTGCAAGAGGTATGA
- the LOC125763230 gene encoding zinc finger protein 501-like isoform X1, translated as MSLLTGLSAFEVIVNACKICEERYETMGSIICPQTDTKMLEKIYKSTNVRVQPRMGIISPVCEYCRSRIDEYDEQFKPYMKEYYLESVEGDNVLGDESIDPLAAVNENEMPSANDTEEINLVSDDVDAFTDTDSDCGSNTQREGSPSVKKAECWGKMAVLRKPTECTICGKQVKSMSDHMKIHRPDKKYKCTLCDKSFAQSNNLTYHIRRHTGEKPYRCEICDKKFISNAHLLSHSKFHNDEKMFQCEICCKRFNHIGNLNKHRRVHSGEKPYGCIYCDMTFNNISNKKLHEKRHRDERNFVCEICSKGFLDAHHLERHQTVHRKSGNCANE; from the exons ATGTCTCTGTTAACCGGATTGAG TGCTTTCGAGGTCATAGTAAATGCATGCAAAATATGCGAAGAACGCTACGAAACGATGGGATCGATCATCTGCCCCCAAACGGATacgaaaatgttggaaaaaatttacaaaagcaCTAACGTTCGTGTGCAACCACGTATGGGAATAATTTCACCCGTGTGTGAATATTGTCGCAGTCGAATCGACGAGTACGATGAACAATTTAAGCCGTACATGAAGGAATATTACCTCGAAAGTGTGGAGGGCGATAATGTATTGGGAGATGAATCTATCGATCCGCTAGCAGCCGTGAATGAGAATGAAATGCCAAGCGCTAATGATACAGAAGAAATCAACCTTGTTTCGGATGATGTAGATGCATTTACAGATACCGACTCCGATTGCGGCAGTAACACTCAGCGGGAAGGTAGTCCTAGCGTAAAAAAAGCTGAATGCTGGGGAAAGATGGCCGTGTTGAGAAAGCCAACGGAGTGCACTATCTGCGGCAAGCAGGTAAAGTCCATGTCGGATCatatgaaaattcaccgaCCCGATAAGAAGTACAAATGCACGCTCTGTGATAAATCTTTTGCGCAAAGCAACAATTTGACCTACCACATTCGACGACATACAGGCGAAAAACCGTATCGGTGCGAAATATGTGACAAAAAATTCATCAGCAACGCGCACCTTCTGTCGCACTCG AAATTTCATAACGATGAGAAGATGTTTCAGTGTGAAATTTGTTGTAAGCGATTTAATCATATAGGAAACTTAAATAAGCATCGGCGAGTGCACTCGGGCGAGAAACCGTACGGTTGCATATATTGCGACATGACGTTCAATAATATTTCTAACAAAAAGTTGCACGAAAAACGGCATCGGGACGAGCGGAACTTTGTTTGTGAGATTTGCTCAAAAGGTTTTCTAGATGCACATCATCTCGAGCGTCATCAAACAGTCCATCGAAAAAGTGGGAATTGTGCAAATGAATAG
- the LOC125763234 gene encoding tubulin beta chain-like: protein MREIVHLQAGQCGNQIGAKFWEVISNEHGIDATGVFQGECGDLQLERINVYYNEASGGKYVPRAILVDLEPGTMDSVRSGPFGQLFRPDNFSFGQSGAGNNWAKGHYTEGAELVDSVLDIVRKEAEACDCLQGFQLTHSLGGGTGSGMGTLLISKIREEFPDRIMNTFSIVPSPKVSDTVVEPYNATLSVHQLIENTDETYCIDNEALYDICFRTLKLTTPTYSDLNHLVSAAMSGVTTCLRFPGQLNADLRKLAVNMVPFPRLHFFMTGFAPLTSRGAQQYRALTVPELTQQMFDAKNMMAACDPRHGRYLTVAAIFRGRMSMKEVDEQMMNTQTKNSSYFVEWIPNNVKTAVCDIPPRGLKMSSTFIGNSTAIQEIFKRIAEQFTAMFRRKAFLHWYTGEGMDEMEFTEAESNMNDLVSEYQQYQEATADEEGEMDEEEEAGED from the coding sequence CGGAGTATTCCAAGGCGAATGTGGCGATCTACAATTGGAAAGAATTAACGTTTACTACAATGAGGCATCCGGTGGTAAATATGTACCACGAGCTATATTGGTAGATCTCGAGCCAGGAACCATGGACTCCGTCCGTTCTGGGCCCTTTGGCCAGTTGTTCCGTCCGGATAACTTTTCGTTCGGTCAATCCGGTGCAGGGAACAATTGGGCCAAAGGCCATTACACGGAAGGTGCAGAATTGGTAGATTCTGTCTTGGATATTGTACGTAAAGAAGCCGAAGCATGCGATTGTCTGCAGGGTTTCCAGCTCACGCATTCTCTTGGTGGTGGAACCGGATCAGGAATGGGAACACTGcttatttcaaaaattcgAGAAGAGTTTCCGGATCGCATAATGAATACTTTCTCCATAGTTCCATCTCCAAAAGTATCCGATACCGTAGTCGAGCCATACAATGCCACGCTGAGCGTGCATCAATTGATCGAAAATACGGACGAAACATACTGCATCGATAATGAAGCACTGTATGATATATGTTTCCGTACGTTGAAGTTGACCACTCCAACATACAGCGATCTAAACCATCTGGTGTCAGCGGCCATGTCTGGAGTCACGACGTGTCTTCGCTTTCCCGGCCAACTGAACGCAGATCTTCGTAAATTGGCGGTAAATATGGTTCCGTTTCCGCGATTACATTTCTTTATGACCGGATTTGCGCCGCTCACTTCTCGAGGCGCACAGCAATACCGTGCCTTAACGGTGCCCGAATTGACACAGCAAATGTTTGATGCCAAAAATATGATGGCCGCATGCGATCCGCGTCACGGCCGCTATTTAACTGTAGCTGCCATCTTCCGCGGGCGTATGTCGATGAAAGAGGTCGATGAACAAATGATGAATACGCAAACGAAGAACAGTAGCTATTTTGTGGAATGGATACCAAATAACGTGAAGACAGCGGTGTGTGATATTCCGCCCCGGGGGCTTAAGATGTCCTCCACGTTCATTGGAAACTCTACAGCAATACAGGAGATTTTCAAGCGCATTGCCGAACAGTTTACAGCAATGTTTAGACGCAAGGCATTCTTACATTGGTACACTGGCGAAGGAATGGACGAGATGGAATTCACAGAAGCCGAAAGCAATATGAATGACCTTGTCTCCGAGTATCAACAATATCAAGAAGCTACAGCTGACGAGGAAGGAGAAATGGATGAGGAGGAAGAAGCAGGCGAAGATTGA